From one [Ruminococcus] lactaris ATCC 29176 genomic stretch:
- the rnc gene encoding ribonuclease III, with protein MDKRLKELEKKIGYTFENHKLLERAMMHSSYTNEKHLEKYRCNERLEFLGDAVLELISSEYLFGELPRVSEGELTKTRASMVCEPSLAMCARDIDLGSYLLLGKGEEATGGRMRDSITSDAMEALIGAIYLDGGFTSAKEFIHRFILTDLEDKKLFYDSKTILQEIVQANKAGNITYELVGEEGPDHNKTFEVRVRIGGQPYGSGKGRSKKAAEQKAAYQAIIMYRSMK; from the coding sequence ATGGATAAAAGACTGAAAGAACTGGAAAAAAAGATCGGATACACTTTTGAAAATCACAAGCTTCTTGAAAGAGCTATGATGCATAGTTCTTATACGAATGAAAAGCATCTGGAAAAATACAGATGCAATGAGCGTCTTGAATTTTTGGGAGATGCAGTACTGGAACTGATCTCCAGCGAATATCTTTTTGGGGAACTTCCAAGAGTATCCGAGGGAGAATTGACCAAGACACGTGCGAGTATGGTGTGCGAACCATCTTTGGCAATGTGTGCGAGAGACATTGATCTGGGAAGTTATCTTCTCCTTGGAAAAGGAGAGGAAGCAACGGGTGGAAGAATGAGAGATTCGATCACATCAGATGCGATGGAAGCACTGATCGGGGCGATTTACCTTGACGGTGGTTTTACTAGTGCAAAAGAGTTTATCCATCGGTTTATCCTGACGGATCTGGAGGATAAGAAACTCTTTTATGATAGTAAAACTATCTTGCAGGAGATCGTACAGGCAAATAAAGCAGGAAATATTACATATGAGCTGGTTGGTGAGGAAGGACCGGATCATAATAAGACATTTGAAGTGAGAGTCAGGATTGGCGGACAGCCTTATGGCAGTGGAAAAGGCCGTTCAAAAAAAGCTGCAGAGCAGAAAGCTGCTTATCAGGCGATCATCATGTATAGAAGTATGAAATAA
- the acpP gene encoding acyl carrier protein, protein MEFEKLQAIIADVLNVPKDDITPETTFVDDLGADSLDIFQIIMGIEEEFDIEIDNEEAEKITTVQDAVEQIKKAVE, encoded by the coding sequence ATGGAATTTGAAAAGCTGCAGGCAATTATCGCGGACGTATTAAATGTTCCGAAAGATGACATTACACCGGAGACTACATTTGTGGATGATTTAGGTGCTGATTCACTGGATATTTTTCAGATCATTATGGGAATTGAGGAAGAGTTCGATATTGAGATCGACAATGAAGAAGCAGAAAAGATCACAACTGTGCAGGATGCAGTTGAGCAGATAAAAAAGGCTGTTGAATAA
- the plsX gene encoding phosphate acyltransferase PlsX produces the protein MSEITRVALDAMGGDNAPGEIVKGAVEAVQRRDDIKILLTGKEEVLKKELSAYTYPKEQIEIVNATEVIETAEPPVKAIRGKKDSSIVVAMKMVKKGEADAFVSAGSSGAVLVGGQVLVGRIKGVERPPLAPLIPTLKGVSLLIDCGANVDARPSHLVQFARMGSIYMESVMGKKNPTVGIVNIGAEEEKGNALVKETFPLLKECSDINFIGSVEARDIPYGVADVIVCEAFAGNIILKLYEGVAGGLMKKVKEGMMSSLRSKIGALLVKPALKKVLKDFDTSNHGGAPLLGLNGLVVKTHGSSKSTEICNSIIQCVTFKEQKINEKIREAIQQEVVEEKEEK, from the coding sequence ATGTCTGAGATAACGAGAGTTGCCCTTGATGCCATGGGTGGAGATAATGCTCCTGGAGAGATTGTAAAAGGAGCAGTAGAAGCAGTTCAGAGAAGAGATGATATCAAGATACTGCTGACCGGAAAAGAAGAGGTTCTTAAAAAAGAACTGTCTGCTTATACTTATCCAAAGGAACAGATCGAAATTGTAAATGCTACAGAGGTGATAGAGACAGCAGAGCCGCCGGTGAAAGCTATCCGTGGGAAAAAAGATTCTTCTATTGTAGTAGCAATGAAGATGGTGAAAAAGGGCGAGGCAGATGCATTTGTATCTGCAGGAAGTTCAGGTGCAGTCCTCGTTGGAGGTCAGGTGCTTGTAGGACGTATTAAAGGGGTTGAGAGACCACCGCTTGCACCGCTTATCCCGACTTTGAAAGGAGTTTCACTTCTGATCGACTGCGGAGCCAATGTAGATGCCCGGCCGTCCCATCTTGTTCAGTTTGCAAGGATGGGATCCATATATATGGAGAGCGTTATGGGAAAGAAGAATCCGACAGTTGGTATTGTGAATATCGGTGCAGAAGAAGAGAAGGGAAATGCACTTGTAAAAGAGACATTTCCACTGTTGAAAGAATGCAGCGATATCAATTTTATCGGAAGTGTAGAAGCAAGAGATATTCCGTATGGTGTGGCAGATGTGATCGTCTGTGAGGCATTTGCGGGAAATATCATTCTGAAGCTTTATGAAGGTGTTGCGGGAGGTCTTATGAAAAAGGTGAAGGAAGGCATGATGTCTTCTCTTCGGAGTAAGATCGGTGCATTGCTTGTAAAGCCGGCACTGAAAAAGGTATTAAAGGATTTTGATACAAGTAATCATGGTGGAGCACCCCTGCTTGGACTGAATGGACTGGTAGTGAAGACGCATGGAAGTTCAAAGTCAACAGAGATATGCAACTCGATCATTCAGTGTGTGACATTTAAAGAACAGAAGATCAATGAAAAGATCAGGGAAGCAATCCAACAGGAAGTTGTGGAAGAAAAAGAAGAGAAGTAA
- the rpmF gene encoding 50S ribosomal protein L32: MSICPKNKSSKARRDKRRANWKMSAPNLVKCSKCGELMMPHRVCKACGSYNKREIVTVD, encoded by the coding sequence ATGTCTATCTGTCCAAAGAATAAATCTTCAAAAGCAAGAAGAGATAAGAGAAGAGCTAACTGGAAGATGAGTGCTCCGAACCTTGTAAAGTGCAGCAAATGTGGCGAGCTTATGATGCCTCATCGTGTATGCAAGGCATGCGGATCATACAACAAGCGTGAGATCGTAACAGTTGACTAA
- a CDS encoding YceD family protein, producing the protein MLINLSDVLSDQHKTVEETVRLEMEEIRMKSGTYPIISKEPVHVRVEHIRGKELLVNAETRIVVAIPCDRCLDDVKREFVLDCAKHVDVGLSDAELTEELDESNFIDGYHLDVDKLLYGEILSDWPVKVLCREDCKGLCKVCGQNLNTGSCNCEEPGLDPRMSVVRDLFKNFKEV; encoded by the coding sequence ATGTTAATTAACCTATCAGACGTTTTGTCAGACCAGCATAAGACGGTTGAAGAAACTGTGCGGCTGGAGATGGAAGAGATCCGGATGAAATCCGGAACCTACCCCATTATCAGTAAAGAGCCGGTTCATGTTAGAGTGGAGCATATAAGGGGAAAAGAACTGCTCGTGAACGCTGAGACCAGGATTGTAGTCGCGATACCATGTGACAGATGCCTGGATGATGTGAAAAGGGAGTTTGTACTTGATTGTGCAAAGCATGTGGACGTAGGCCTCTCCGACGCAGAACTGACAGAGGAGCTGGATGAATCAAACTTTATTGACGGATATCATCTTGACGTGGACAAACTCCTGTATGGAGAGATTTTGTCAGACTGGCCGGTTAAAGTCCTGTGCAGGGAAGACTGTAAAGGGTTATGTAAAGTGTGCGGTCAGAATTTGAATACGGGGTCCTGCAACTGTGAAGAACCGGGACTTGATCCGAGAATGTCAGTTGTCCGTGACTTATTTAAGAATTTTAAGGAGGTGTAA
- a CDS encoding acetate kinase yields MNILVINCGSSSLKFQLINAESEEVLAKGLCERIGIDGRLTYQPAGGEKEISEKAMPTHTEAIQFVIDALTNEKTGVVKSLSEIGAVGHRIVHGGEKFASSVVITEEVKKAVEECNDLAPLHNPANLIGVEACEKLMPGTPMVAVFDTAFHQTMPEKAYMYGLPYEYYEKYKVRRYGFHGTSHSYVSKKAAEVMEKAYDEVKTIVCHLGNGASVSAVLNGKSVDTSMGLTPLEGLVMGTRSGDIDPAIMEFIAQKENLDIEGIMNVLNKKSGVFGLSGGISSDFRDLTGAMAEGDKKAKIALEVFAYRVAKYIGAYAAAMNGVDDIVFTAGIGENVSYVREQVCSYLGYLGVELDPDANEKFRGEQGEITKPGCKVRVFVIPTNEELAIARETLALVK; encoded by the coding sequence ATGAATATTTTAGTTATTAACTGCGGAAGCTCATCTCTGAAATTCCAGTTGATCAACGCTGAATCAGAAGAGGTACTCGCAAAAGGACTTTGTGAAAGAATCGGAATTGACGGACGTCTGACTTATCAGCCGGCTGGCGGAGAAAAAGAAATTTCTGAAAAGGCCATGCCGACCCATACAGAAGCAATCCAGTTTGTCATTGATGCACTGACGAATGAAAAGACTGGTGTTGTCAAGAGCTTAAGCGAGATCGGGGCAGTAGGACACCGCATTGTCCATGGCGGTGAAAAGTTTGCGTCTTCTGTTGTGATTACGGAGGAAGTGAAAAAGGCTGTAGAAGAGTGTAATGATCTTGCACCACTTCATAATCCTGCAAACCTGATCGGAGTTGAAGCATGCGAAAAGCTGATGCCGGGAACTCCTATGGTTGCAGTATTTGATACAGCATTCCATCAGACAATGCCTGAAAAAGCTTATATGTATGGTCTTCCATATGAATATTATGAAAAATATAAAGTAAGACGTTATGGTTTCCATGGTACAAGCCACAGCTATGTTTCTAAAAAGGCGGCTGAGGTGATGGAAAAAGCATATGATGAAGTAAAGACCATCGTATGCCACCTTGGAAATGGTGCAAGCGTATCTGCTGTACTCAATGGAAAATCCGTTGATACATCCATGGGACTTACACCTCTTGAGGGACTGGTTATGGGTACCCGTTCAGGAGATATTGATCCGGCGATCATGGAGTTTATTGCACAGAAGGAAAATCTTGATATCGAAGGCATCATGAATGTACTGAATAAGAAATCCGGTGTATTCGGACTCTCAGGCGGAATCTCCAGTGACTTCCGTGACCTGACAGGAGCAATGGCTGAAGGAGACAAGAAAGCAAAGATCGCACTGGAAGTATTTGCTTATCGAGTAGCAAAATATATCGGAGCTTATGCAGCAGCGATGAATGGTGTGGATGATATTGTATTTACAGCAGGAATCGGTGAGAATGTAAGCTATGTACGAGAGCAGGTATGCAGCTATCTGGGATATCTTGGTGTTGAACTTGATCCTGATGCGAATGAGAAGTTCAGAGGCGAGCAGGGTGAGATCACAAAGCCTGGATGCAAGGTAAGAGTCTTTGTAATTCCTACAAATGAAGAGCTTGCTATTGCACGTGAGACACTTGCACTTGTAAAATAA
- the pta gene encoding phosphate acetyltransferase, giving the protein MGFIDEIKARAKACKKTIVLPETEDERTYKAAEAVLKEGIADLVLVGSKEEIEKNKGTYDISGAAIVDPATDARTEGYIAKLVELRQKKGMTPEQAKELLLNNYLYYGVMMVKMGDADGMVSGACHSTADTLRPCLQILKTKPGTKLVSAFFLMVVPDCDMGADGTFVFADAGLEQNPDPEKLANIAISSADSFTLLVGKEPVVAMLSHSTKGSAKHADVDKVVEATKIAQGLAPELALDGELQLDAAIVPEVGASKAPGSKVAGHANVLVFPDLDAGNIGYKLVQRLGKAEAYGPLTQGIAAPVNDLSRGCSAEDIVGVVAITAVQAQAE; this is encoded by the coding sequence ATGGGATTTATTGATGAAATCAAGGCAAGAGCGAAAGCTTGCAAAAAGACAATCGTTCTCCCTGAGACAGAGGACGAAAGAACTTATAAGGCAGCAGAGGCAGTATTAAAAGAAGGAATTGCTGATCTGGTGCTTGTTGGAAGCAAAGAGGAGATTGAGAAAAATAAAGGTACATATGATATCTCCGGTGCTGCGATCGTAGATCCTGCTACAGATGCAAGAACAGAAGGTTATATTGCAAAACTGGTTGAACTGAGACAGAAGAAAGGTATGACACCGGAGCAGGCAAAAGAGCTGCTTCTGAATAATTACCTTTATTATGGGGTAATGATGGTGAAGATGGGGGATGCTGACGGTATGGTATCAGGAGCATGCCATTCTACAGCAGATACACTTCGTCCGTGCCTTCAGATCCTGAAGACGAAACCGGGTACAAAGCTGGTATCCGCATTCTTCCTGATGGTAGTTCCGGATTGCGATATGGGTGCAGACGGAACATTTGTATTTGCAGATGCAGGTCTGGAGCAGAATCCAGATCCGGAAAAGCTTGCAAATATTGCAATTTCTTCAGCAGATTCTTTCACGCTTCTTGTAGGAAAAGAGCCGGTTGTTGCTATGCTTTCTCATTCTACAAAAGGAAGTGCAAAGCATGCAGATGTTGATAAGGTAGTAGAAGCTACAAAAATTGCTCAGGGACTTGCACCGGAGCTTGCACTTGACGGAGAACTTCAGCTTGATGCAGCGATCGTTCCGGAAGTCGGAGCATCCAAAGCACCGGGAAGCAAAGTTGCAGGACATGCAAATGTACTTGTATTCCCTGACCTCGATGCAGGTAATATCGGATATAAGCTGGTTCAGAGACTTGGAAAAGCAGAAGCTTACGGTCCTCTGACTCAGGGAATTGCAGCACCGGTCAATGACCTTTCCCGTGGATGCAGTGCGGAAGATATTGTAGGTGTTGTTGCAATCACAGCAGTACAGGCACAGGCTGAATAA
- the mgtE gene encoding magnesium transporter, which yields MEQEQKLTADQIIKFLEERNFKELKEELENLHPVDLVDAMEELDKKQRMLVFRLLSKEEAAEVFTDMNSDMREELLEALTDSELKEIMDEMYVDDTVDVLEEMPANVVDRLLMATDEETRKQINTLLQYPEDSAGSIMNIEYISLRKEMTVADAILKIRQVGINRETIYTCYVTEKRKLIGVVDVKDLLTAGESRLIEEIMDENVIYARTLDDQEQVANQINKYGLVAIPILDHEDCMVGIVTVDDAMLVLQDETTEDISIMAGVSPNEDSYFGTSVFQHAKNRSLWLMLLMLSATVTGEILGHYEDAMAVMPVLITFIPMLMGTGGNCGSQSSTLVIRGLAVGEIEFKDIFRVLFKEIRVAVVVGLMLAVVNGLRIYIMYDQNVMLAGALGLTMIAVVSMAKCIGCVLPLLAKKLGLDPAIMAAPLITTILDTCTILVYFNIVTAFFHL from the coding sequence ATGGAGCAGGAACAGAAACTGACTGCAGATCAGATTATAAAATTTTTAGAAGAACGTAATTTTAAAGAACTGAAAGAGGAATTGGAAAATCTGCATCCTGTGGATCTTGTCGATGCCATGGAAGAACTGGATAAGAAGCAGAGAATGCTGGTATTCCGTCTCCTTTCAAAGGAAGAAGCAGCGGAAGTTTTTACTGATATGAACAGTGATATGAGGGAAGAACTGCTTGAAGCATTGACGGATTCTGAGTTAAAAGAGATCATGGATGAGATGTATGTGGATGATACAGTAGATGTACTGGAGGAAATGCCGGCCAATGTTGTGGATCGTCTGCTGATGGCAACGGATGAGGAGACAAGAAAGCAGATCAATACTCTGTTACAATATCCGGAAGACAGTGCAGGCAGTATTATGAATATAGAATACATCAGCCTGCGGAAAGAGATGACGGTTGCAGATGCGATCCTTAAAATCCGGCAGGTGGGGATCAACCGTGAGACGATTTATACGTGTTATGTGACAGAAAAGAGAAAGCTGATCGGAGTGGTGGATGTGAAAGATCTGCTGACAGCGGGGGAGTCCAGGCTGATCGAGGAGATCATGGATGAGAATGTTATTTATGCAAGAACGCTGGATGATCAGGAACAGGTGGCCAATCAGATCAACAAATACGGACTTGTTGCAATTCCGATCCTGGATCATGAAGACTGCATGGTGGGAATTGTTACAGTTGATGATGCCATGCTTGTTTTGCAGGATGAGACAACAGAGGACATCAGTATTATGGCGGGTGTCAGTCCGAATGAAGATTCTTATTTTGGAACTTCAGTATTTCAGCATGCAAAGAACCGTTCTTTATGGTTGATGCTCCTGATGCTGTCAGCAACGGTAACAGGAGAGATACTCGGGCATTATGAGGATGCCATGGCAGTAATGCCGGTATTGATCACATTTATTCCGATGCTGATGGGAACAGGAGGAAACTGTGGCTCTCAGAGTTCGACATTGGTGATCCGTGGACTTGCAGTGGGAGAGATTGAGTTTAAAGATATTTTCCGGGTGCTTTTCAAAGAAATCCGGGTAGCTGTGGTTGTAGGTCTGATGCTTGCGGTTGTAAATGGACTTCGCATCTATATTATGTATGATCAGAATGTGATGCTCGCAGGTGCACTTGGACTGACGATGATCGCTGTTGTATCGATGGCAAAATGTATCGGATGTGTCCTTCCTCTGTTGGCTAAAAAGTTAGGGCTTGATCCGGCAATTATGGCGGCACCGTTGATCACGACCATACTGGATACGTGTACAATTCTGGTTTATTTTAATATTGTGACAGCATTTTTTCATCTATGA